The following coding sequences lie in one Globicephala melas chromosome 15, mGloMel1.2, whole genome shotgun sequence genomic window:
- the ADAP1 gene encoding arf-GAP with dual PH domain-containing protein 1 isoform X4, with product MPKWRLLREQWIRAKYERQEFTYPERQEPYSAGYREGFLWKRGRDNGQFLSRKFVLTEREGALKYFNRSDAKEPKAIMKIEHLNATFQPAKIGHPHGLQVTYLKDNSTRNIFVYHEDGKEMVDWFNALRAARFHYLQVAFPGASDADLVPKLSRNYLQEGYMEKTGPKQTEGFRKRWFTMDDRRLMYFKDPLDAFARGEVFIGSRESGYTVLDGLPPSTQGHHWPHGITIVTPERRFLLACETESEQRAWMEAFRKVVDRPMLPQEYAVEAHFKHKP from the exons ACTCCTGCGGGAACAGTGGATCCGGGCCAAGTACGAACGGCAGGAGTTCACCTACCCCGAGCGGCAGGAACCCTACTCCGCAG GGTACCGAGAAGGCTTTCTCTGGAAGCGCGGCCGGGACAACGGGCAGTTCTTAAGCCGGAAGTTTGTGCTGACGGAACGCGAGGGGGCTCTCAAGTATTTCAACAGAAGTGAC GCCAAGGAGCCCAAGGCCATCATGAAGATCGAGCATCTGAACGCCACCTTCCAGCCGGCCAAGATCGGTCACCCGCACGGCCTGCAGGTCACCTACCTGAAAGACAACAGTACTCGAAACATCTTCGTCTACCACGAGGACGGCAAG GAGATGGTGGACTGGTTCAACGCGCTCCGTGCTGCCCGCTTCCACTACCTGCAGGTGGCCTTCCCAGGGGCCAGCGACGCAGAC CTGGTGCCGAAGCTGTCCAGGAACTACCTTCAGGAAGGCTACATGGAGAAGACGGGGCCCAAG CAGACGGAAGGCTTCCGCAAGCGCTGGTTCACCATGGACGACCGGAGGCTCATGTACTTCAAGGACCCCCTG GACGCCTTCGCCCGTGGGGAGGTCTTCATCGGCAGCAGGGAGAGCGGCTACACAGTGCTGGACGGGCTCCCGCCGTCCACCCAGGGCCACCACTGGCCGCACGGCATCACCATCGTCACGCCAGAGCGCCGGTTCCTACTAGCCTGCGAAACGGAGTCGGAGCAGCGGGCGTGGATGGAGGCCTTCCGGAAGGTGGTGGACAGGCCCATGCTGCCCCAGGAGTACGCAG TGGAAGCCCACTTCAAGCACAAACCCTAG